The Saccharopolyspora gloriosae genome window below encodes:
- a CDS encoding methionine synthase: MSDAAWNPGIVTALGSMPGTDPVEAARIVLGELPDLMPLPELPARGVGADMLGRTAGLLVDLAVEVVPSGYRVAGKPGRDHRRALDLLRWDLDAVEQAVAEAGPPRAVKVQAAGPWTLAAGIELERGHRVLTDPGALRDFAESLTEGLRAHVAQVAQRTGAPVVVQLDEPSLPAVLAGSLPTPSGYGRVAAVPEPEAQSLLGEVIEALAAASGAPVLVHCCANRPPVGLLRGAGAGAVALDATRLGSVSGALADELGEAWEEGTRLVLGLVPGVDPEGRPDVRELARPGLELASRLGFAPKALLERSAVSPACGLAGASPEWARRALSVAKEITEVFAEAAER, translated from the coding sequence GTGAGTGACGCAGCGTGGAACCCCGGCATCGTGACCGCCCTCGGATCGATGCCGGGAACGGATCCGGTCGAGGCCGCCCGCATCGTCCTGGGCGAGCTGCCCGACCTGATGCCGTTGCCCGAACTGCCCGCGCGCGGAGTCGGCGCCGACATGCTGGGCCGCACCGCCGGGCTGCTCGTCGACCTCGCGGTGGAGGTCGTGCCGTCCGGCTACCGCGTCGCGGGCAAGCCGGGCCGGGACCATCGCCGGGCGCTGGACCTGCTGCGCTGGGACCTGGACGCGGTGGAGCAGGCCGTCGCCGAGGCGGGCCCGCCGCGCGCGGTGAAGGTGCAGGCGGCGGGGCCGTGGACGCTCGCGGCCGGCATCGAGCTGGAACGCGGCCACCGGGTGCTCACCGATCCCGGCGCGCTGCGGGACTTCGCGGAGTCGCTCACCGAAGGTCTCCGCGCGCACGTCGCGCAGGTCGCGCAGCGGACCGGCGCGCCGGTGGTGGTGCAGCTCGACGAGCCGTCGCTGCCCGCGGTGCTCGCCGGGAGCCTGCCCACCCCGTCCGGCTACGGGCGGGTGGCGGCGGTGCCGGAACCGGAGGCGCAGAGCCTGCTCGGCGAGGTGATCGAGGCGCTGGCCGCGGCGTCGGGCGCGCCGGTGCTGGTGCACTGCTGCGCGAACCGCCCACCCGTGGGGCTGCTGCGCGGCGCCGGGGCGGGGGCGGTCGCGTTGGACGCGACCCGGCTCGGCTCGGTGTCCGGCGCGCTGGCCGACGAACTCGGCGAGGCGTGGGAGGAAGGCACCCGGCTGGTGCTCGGGCTCGTGCCCGGAGTCGATCCGGAGGGGCGCCCCGACGTGCGGGAGCTGGCCCGCCCGGGTCTGGAATTGGCGTCACGGCTGGGATTCGCGCCGAAGGCGCTGCTGGAGCGCAGCGCGGTGAGCCCGGCCTGCGGCTTGGCGGGGGCCTCACCGGAGTGGGCGCGGCGTGCGCTGTCGGTGGCCAAGGAGATCACCGAGGTGTTCGCCGAAGCGGCGGAACGCTAG
- a CDS encoding ABC transporter substrate-binding protein, whose translation MPLSRTSALSRRGLLQAATALAALGVAGCAGGAGGARPEGPTRRVETHQGPVDIPANPQRVVCLDQYATIALLDVGIRPAATVDGLDDWMPAQHLDTYRALPRVGGYQPEFERVLAVRPDLIIGNSAFTLSGGSTYEQLTGIAPTVILTSRVSGEWQEMALRAADIVNRPEPMNRLRDRYLERAAEIRKTYAAALERTRFNLVASFKSGSWNLCLPDSWSGVVLAEAGCRFGSAAEGRTGSAVEQSYEQLGVLNDTDVLFYQVNPDGQVDQAMQALLGQGSFQNLPAVRESGGTPFKNLYVFGYGQALGALDELEAVLRTR comes from the coding sequence ATGCCGCTGTCCCGGACATCCGCGCTCTCCCGTCGCGGACTGCTGCAGGCCGCGACGGCGCTGGCCGCGCTGGGCGTCGCGGGGTGCGCAGGCGGAGCGGGCGGAGCCCGGCCCGAAGGCCCGACTCGCCGCGTCGAGACCCACCAGGGCCCGGTGGACATCCCGGCGAACCCGCAGCGGGTCGTGTGCCTCGACCAGTACGCCACGATCGCGCTGCTCGACGTGGGCATCCGCCCGGCCGCGACCGTCGACGGCCTCGACGATTGGATGCCCGCGCAGCACCTCGACACCTACCGCGCGCTGCCCCGGGTCGGCGGCTACCAGCCCGAGTTCGAACGGGTGCTCGCCGTGCGCCCCGACCTGATCATCGGCAACAGCGCGTTCACCCTCAGCGGCGGCAGCACCTACGAGCAGCTCACCGGGATCGCCCCCACCGTCATCCTGACCTCCCGCGTGTCCGGCGAGTGGCAGGAGATGGCGTTGCGCGCCGCGGACATCGTCAACCGCCCCGAGCCGATGAACCGGCTCCGCGACCGCTACTTGGAGCGCGCGGCGGAGATCCGCAAGACCTACGCCGCCGCGCTGGAACGCACCCGGTTCAACCTGGTGGCCTCGTTCAAGTCCGGCAGCTGGAACCTGTGCCTGCCGGATTCGTGGAGCGGCGTGGTGCTCGCCGAGGCGGGCTGCCGCTTCGGCTCCGCCGCCGAGGGGCGCACCGGCAGCGCCGTGGAGCAGTCCTACGAGCAGCTCGGCGTGCTCAACGACACCGACGTGCTGTTCTACCAGGTCAACCCGGACGGCCAGGTCGACCAGGCGATGCAGGCGCTGCTCGGGCAGGGCTCGTTCCAGAACCTCCCGGCCGTGCGCGAATCCGGCGGAACCCCGTTCAAGAACCTCTACGTCTTCGGCTACGGCCAGGCCCTCGGCGCCCTCGACGAACTAGAAGCGGTCCTGCGAACCCGCTGA
- the mnmA gene encoding tRNA 2-thiouridine(34) synthase MnmA, with product MRVLAAMSGGVDSAVAAARAVEAGHDVTGVHLALSAKPGTLRTGARGCCTVEDSRDARRAADILGIPFYVWDFAERFTEEVIETFVGEYAAGRTPNPCLTCNEKIKFEALLEKAMALGFDAVCTGHYARLVVEDGVPELRRSRDEGKDQSYVLASLTAEQLRHSMFPLGGSLKSEVRAEAERRDLAVANKPDSHDICFIPDGDTRSFLESKLGQSPGQLVDAETGAVLGEHTGVHGFTVGQRKGLGIEAPAPDGKPRYVLSLEPVSGTVKVGSADRLGVTGIDAKRPIWPSERELDGSTECVVQVRAHGGTAGAVAEVADGGLRVRLSEPLSGVAPGQAIVLYRPEPEGDLVLGSGLISATR from the coding sequence GTGCGAGTACTGGCTGCGATGAGCGGCGGCGTGGACTCCGCGGTCGCCGCCGCCCGCGCGGTGGAGGCCGGCCACGACGTGACCGGCGTGCACCTGGCGCTGTCGGCGAAACCCGGCACGTTGCGCACCGGTGCCCGCGGCTGCTGCACCGTCGAGGATTCCCGCGACGCGCGCCGCGCCGCCGACATCCTCGGAATCCCGTTCTACGTGTGGGATTTCGCGGAGCGGTTCACCGAGGAGGTCATCGAGACCTTCGTCGGCGAGTACGCGGCCGGGCGCACCCCGAATCCCTGCCTCACCTGCAACGAGAAGATCAAGTTCGAGGCGTTGCTGGAGAAGGCGATGGCGCTCGGCTTCGACGCCGTCTGCACGGGGCACTACGCGCGGCTCGTCGTCGAGGACGGCGTTCCGGAGCTGCGCCGCAGCCGCGACGAGGGCAAGGACCAGTCGTACGTGCTGGCTTCGCTGACGGCCGAGCAGCTGCGGCACTCGATGTTCCCGCTGGGCGGCTCGCTCAAGTCGGAGGTGCGCGCCGAAGCGGAACGGCGCGATCTGGCAGTGGCCAACAAGCCGGACAGCCACGACATCTGCTTCATCCCCGACGGCGACACCCGCTCCTTCCTGGAGTCCAAGCTCGGGCAGAGCCCCGGGCAGCTCGTGGACGCCGAGACGGGCGCCGTGCTGGGTGAGCACACGGGTGTGCACGGCTTCACCGTCGGGCAGCGCAAGGGCCTCGGCATCGAGGCGCCCGCGCCGGACGGCAAGCCGCGCTACGTGCTGTCGCTGGAGCCCGTGTCGGGCACCGTGAAGGTCGGTTCCGCCGATCGGCTCGGGGTCACGGGGATCGATGCGAAGCGGCCGATCTGGCCTTCGGAACGGGAATTGGACGGTTCCACCGAGTGCGTCGTGCAGGTGCGGGCGCACGGCGGCACCGCCGGTGCGGTCGCGGAGGTCGCCGACGGCGGCCTGCGGGTGCGGCTCAGCGAGCCGCTGAGCGGCGTCGCACCGGGCCAGGCCATCGTCCTGTACCGCCCGGAACCGGAGGGCGACCTCGTCCTGGGCAGCGGCCTGATCTCCGCTACCCGCTGA
- a CDS encoding cysteine desulfurase family protein, whose amino-acid sequence MTYLDHAATTPMRAEAVAAMSEALARLGNASSLHTSGRRARRAVEESRESIATALGARPSEVLFTGGGTESDNLAVKGIFWARRGKEPARRRVLASAVEHHAVLDTVEWLAAHEGADVTWLPVDEHGRVRPEVLEDALRANPDDVALATVMWANNEVGTVNPIPELAAVADRYGVPLHTDAVQAVETVPVDFAASGAAALTMTGHKVGGPYGAGVLLLARDVECTPVLHGGGQEREVRSGTLDVPGVLGLASATREAVRRRAGHVPELAALRDELIDGVRAAVPDVILNGDPTLEVTGDSPARLPGNAHFTFPGCEGDSLLMLLDAQGIECSTGSACTAGVAEPSHVLLAMGAEPRAARGSLRFSLGHDSTGADVRALTEVIGPVVERARNAGLTGLRRAAAASTATTEV is encoded by the coding sequence ATGACTTATCTCGACCATGCCGCCACGACGCCTATGCGGGCGGAAGCGGTCGCGGCGATGAGCGAGGCGTTGGCCCGGCTGGGCAACGCCTCGTCCCTGCACACCTCGGGCCGCCGCGCGCGCCGCGCCGTCGAGGAATCCCGCGAGAGCATCGCCACCGCGCTCGGCGCCCGGCCTTCCGAGGTGCTGTTCACCGGTGGCGGCACCGAGAGCGACAACCTCGCGGTCAAGGGCATCTTCTGGGCGCGCCGCGGCAAGGAGCCCGCGCGCAGGCGGGTGCTGGCTTCGGCGGTCGAGCACCACGCGGTGCTCGACACCGTGGAATGGCTCGCCGCCCACGAAGGCGCCGACGTGACCTGGCTGCCCGTCGACGAGCACGGCCGGGTCCGCCCGGAGGTGCTGGAGGACGCGCTGCGCGCGAACCCGGACGACGTGGCGCTGGCCACCGTGATGTGGGCGAACAACGAGGTCGGCACGGTCAACCCGATCCCGGAGCTCGCCGCCGTCGCCGACCGCTACGGGGTGCCGCTGCACACCGATGCGGTGCAGGCCGTGGAGACGGTGCCGGTGGACTTCGCCGCGTCCGGTGCGGCCGCGCTGACGATGACGGGGCACAAGGTCGGCGGCCCCTACGGTGCGGGTGTGCTGCTGCTGGCGCGCGACGTGGAGTGCACCCCGGTGCTGCACGGCGGTGGCCAGGAGCGCGAAGTGCGCTCCGGCACCCTCGACGTGCCCGGTGTGCTGGGGCTGGCGAGCGCGACCCGCGAAGCGGTCCGGCGCCGCGCCGGGCACGTGCCGGAGCTGGCGGCGCTGCGCGACGAGCTCATCGACGGGGTGCGCGCGGCGGTGCCCGACGTGATCCTCAACGGCGATCCGACGCTGGAGGTCACCGGCGATTCACCGGCGCGGCTGCCCGGCAACGCGCACTTCACCTTCCCCGGCTGCGAGGGCGACAGCCTGCTGATGCTGCTCGACGCGCAGGGCATCGAGTGCTCCACGGGTTCGGCCTGCACCGCCGGGGTCGCCGAACCGAGCCACGTGCTGCTGGCGATGGGGGCCGAGCCGCGGGCGGCGCGCGGCTCCCTGCGATTCTCCTTGGGACACGACTCCACCGGCGCCGATGTGCGGGCGCTGACCGAGGTCATCGGGCCGGTGGTGGAACGAGCGCGCAACGCCGGGCTGACCGGGTTGCGGCGAGCGGCGGCGGCGTCGACCGCCACGACGGAGGTGTGA
- a CDS encoding MFS transporter — translation MTIDDGTSGTQHTPATSESALWGPRRRNFTLGLVLVITLAAFEAMGIGTALPTIVREWHAEQWYSWPFTIFMAASAIGTVVAGRFSDRIGPAIPLLVAMPTFAAGLVLAGLAPDMSVLLVARALQGLGAGAQIVALYVLIARVYPERDRPAAFGALSAAWVVPALVGPVVAGALTEHVGWRWVFLGLAPLMLVGAALLVPTVRRLGAAEEAAAPGSARLPLAAVGAAAGTVGLNWAAQRISGAETSGGTPLPVLAVGLVAVLVLVPSLRVLLPRGTGTGRPGIPVMVLARGLLAGVFFSAQAFVPLILSVVHGYSPTAAGIPLTVGSLGWTVGALWQSRRPDVRREHVVAAGLGLVAVAVVGLVLIAPAWGPAWAVFLLWSVGGVGMGIGVASTSVRVLALSAADRRGFHSSALQISDMLGQALLVGLGGVLVAALATPDSPTAGVVALNLALGCLALLGAARAFRSTDPTPDTTTEHP, via the coding sequence GTGACGATCGACGACGGAACCAGTGGAACGCAGCACACCCCCGCGACCTCGGAGAGCGCGCTGTGGGGGCCGCGGCGCCGGAACTTCACCCTCGGTCTGGTCCTGGTCATCACGCTCGCCGCCTTCGAGGCGATGGGCATCGGGACGGCGCTGCCGACGATCGTGCGGGAATGGCACGCCGAGCAGTGGTACTCGTGGCCGTTCACGATCTTCATGGCGGCCAGCGCGATCGGCACCGTCGTGGCGGGCCGCTTCTCCGACCGCATCGGCCCGGCTATCCCGCTGCTGGTGGCGATGCCGACGTTCGCCGCGGGCCTGGTGCTCGCCGGTCTCGCCCCGGACATGTCCGTGCTGCTGGTGGCGCGCGCGTTGCAGGGCTTAGGGGCCGGTGCGCAGATCGTCGCTTTGTACGTGCTGATCGCTCGCGTCTACCCGGAGCGGGATCGCCCGGCCGCGTTCGGCGCGCTCTCCGCGGCGTGGGTGGTGCCCGCGCTGGTCGGCCCGGTCGTGGCGGGGGCGCTGACCGAGCACGTCGGCTGGCGTTGGGTGTTCCTCGGGCTGGCCCCGCTGATGCTGGTCGGCGCGGCGCTGCTGGTGCCGACGGTGCGGCGGCTCGGTGCCGCGGAGGAGGCGGCGGCGCCGGGTTCGGCCCGGTTGCCGCTGGCCGCGGTGGGCGCGGCGGCCGGGACGGTCGGGTTGAACTGGGCCGCGCAGCGGATCTCCGGCGCGGAGACCTCCGGCGGGACTCCGCTGCCGGTGCTGGCGGTGGGACTGGTGGCGGTGCTCGTGCTGGTGCCGTCGCTGCGGGTGCTGCTGCCGCGCGGGACCGGCACCGGGCGGCCCGGCATCCCGGTGATGGTGCTCGCGCGCGGGCTGCTGGCCGGGGTGTTCTTCAGCGCGCAGGCGTTCGTGCCGCTGATCCTCTCGGTGGTGCACGGTTATTCGCCGACCGCGGCGGGAATTCCGCTGACCGTCGGTTCCCTCGGCTGGACCGTGGGCGCGTTGTGGCAGAGCCGTCGTCCGGACGTGCGCCGGGAGCACGTCGTCGCCGCCGGGCTGGGGCTGGTCGCCGTCGCGGTCGTCGGGCTCGTGCTGATCGCGCCCGCGTGGGGGCCGGCGTGGGCGGTGTTCCTGCTGTGGTCCGTGGGCGGCGTCGGCATGGGCATCGGGGTGGCGAGCACCTCGGTGCGGGTGCTGGCGCTGTCGGCGGCGGACCGGCGCGGCTTCCACTCCTCCGCCCTGCAGATCTCCGACATGCTCGGCCAGGCGCTGCTGGTGGGCCTGGGCGGAGTGCTCGTCGCAGCCTTGGCGACCCCGGACTCCCCGACGGCGGGAGTGGTGGCCCTCAACCTGGCCCTGGGCTGCCTAGCCCTCCTCGGCGCGGCCCGAGCGTTCCGCAGCACGGACCCCACCCCTGACACCACAACCGAACACCCGTGA
- a CDS encoding SRPBCC family protein, with protein sequence MERTVGSRELASGTARAATMVQHFAAPIDDVWDACTNRERIARWFLPITGDLQAGGTYQLEGNAGGTVEHCDPPRSFGATWEFGGDVSRIEVRLREAGGGTRFELEHVAHVPDEAWAEYGPGAVGLGWDMGLLGLAAHLGEQESGVGPDESAWAASPEGVLFMTLGSEAWFEANVAAGTPEPEARAAADRTLTAYTTPPPES encoded by the coding sequence GTGGAGCGCACCGTCGGGAGCCGCGAGCTCGCCTCCGGCACGGCGCGCGCGGCCACGATGGTGCAGCACTTCGCCGCGCCCATCGACGACGTGTGGGACGCGTGCACGAACCGCGAACGGATCGCCCGCTGGTTCCTGCCGATCACCGGCGACCTGCAGGCCGGGGGCACCTACCAGCTGGAGGGCAACGCGGGCGGCACCGTCGAGCACTGCGACCCGCCGCGCTCGTTCGGCGCCACCTGGGAGTTCGGCGGCGACGTGAGCCGGATCGAGGTGCGGCTGCGCGAAGCCGGTGGCGGGACCCGGTTCGAGCTGGAGCACGTGGCGCACGTGCCCGACGAGGCGTGGGCCGAGTACGGGCCGGGCGCGGTCGGCCTGGGCTGGGACATGGGCCTGCTCGGCCTCGCCGCGCACCTGGGCGAGCAGGAATCCGGCGTGGGCCCGGACGAGAGCGCGTGGGCGGCCTCACCGGAGGGGGTGCTGTTCATGACGCTGGGCAGCGAGGCCTGGTTCGAGGCGAACGTCGCCGCGGGCACCCCGGAACCCGAGGCGCGCGCCGCCGCGGACCGCACGCTGACCGCTTACACGACCCCTCCGCCGGAGTCCTGA
- a CDS encoding lysophospholipid acyltransferase family protein: protein MIHAWSPVSPCGPGCLPKPGSLRRAGAHRVLLRLTAAVALMLLGVGLAVVLAVLRGRLRTALVKSWFRALLRAFGVRFVVRGERSAHGGLVVTNHVSWLDVVALMAVQPMRLLAKTELRSWPVVGPLAARVGTLYIDRHRLSALPEAVRTVTGALREGSVVGAFPEGTTWCGLASGTYRPAVFQAAVDAGVAVRPVALRFTTASGAPTTAAAFVGAATLLESVLAVARVRGLVVELSVLPELDAAAIGDRRELARRAERAVAAVTEPDGPEEPHLVELRHVAA, encoded by the coding sequence ATGATCCACGCGTGGTCGCCGGTCTCGCCGTGCGGGCCGGGTTGCCTGCCGAAGCCGGGGAGCCTGCGCCGCGCGGGCGCCCACCGGGTGCTGCTGCGGCTCACCGCCGCGGTCGCGCTGATGCTGCTCGGCGTGGGACTGGCGGTCGTGCTCGCGGTGCTGCGCGGGAGGCTGCGCACCGCGCTGGTGAAGTCCTGGTTCCGGGCGTTGCTGCGGGCGTTCGGGGTGCGGTTCGTCGTGCGCGGCGAGCGGTCCGCGCACGGCGGGCTCGTGGTCACCAACCACGTGTCCTGGCTGGACGTGGTGGCGCTGATGGCGGTGCAGCCGATGCGGCTGCTGGCGAAGACCGAGCTGCGTTCCTGGCCGGTCGTGGGGCCGCTCGCGGCCCGCGTCGGCACCCTCTACATCGACCGGCACCGCCTGTCCGCGCTGCCGGAGGCGGTGCGCACCGTCACCGGCGCGTTGCGGGAGGGATCGGTCGTCGGGGCCTTCCCCGAAGGCACCACGTGGTGCGGGCTCGCCTCCGGCACCTACCGCCCGGCGGTGTTCCAGGCCGCGGTGGACGCGGGCGTGGCGGTGCGGCCGGTGGCGCTGCGGTTCACCACCGCGTCCGGGGCGCCCACCACGGCCGCGGCGTTCGTCGGCGCGGCCACGCTGCTGGAGTCGGTGCTGGCCGTCGCCCGCGTCCGGGGCCTCGTGGTGGAGCTGTCGGTGCTGCCGGAGCTCGACGCGGCGGCTATCGGCGACCGGCGGGAACTGGCCCGCCGCGCCGAGCGGGCCGTCGCGGCGGTCACCGAGCCCGACGGTCCCGAGGAACCGCACCTGGTCGAACTCCGGCACGTCGCCGCGTGA
- a CDS encoding GNAT family N-acetyltransferase → MSESQLLASTAPAGSSSSEAAHYSLLVARDTDEVRAAQRLRYQVFAEEMGATVHGDLPGVENDPFDDFCDHLIVRDDRSGEVVGTYRMLPPERAHAAGKLYSESEFDLGALAPVRPALVETGRSCVHRDHRSGGVVSLVWAGIARYMLLYGHTWLAGCASVPLHDGGPLAAKVWDTVSAKHLAPEEFRVRPYLPWDPEGVERTHRGPLPALLKGYLRLGAWVCGPPAHDPDFGVADFFVLLDFTRIDQRYLRFFLGSAA, encoded by the coding sequence ATGTCCGAGTCGCAGCTGCTTGCCAGCACCGCGCCAGCAGGATCCTCCTCGTCCGAGGCCGCCCACTACTCCCTGCTCGTGGCCAGGGACACCGACGAAGTGCGGGCCGCCCAGCGCCTGCGCTACCAGGTGTTCGCCGAGGAGATGGGCGCCACCGTCCACGGTGACCTGCCGGGGGTGGAGAACGATCCGTTCGACGACTTCTGCGATCACCTGATCGTGCGCGACGACCGCTCCGGCGAGGTCGTCGGCACCTACCGCATGCTCCCCCCGGAACGCGCGCACGCCGCCGGGAAGCTGTACTCCGAGAGCGAGTTCGACCTCGGCGCGCTCGCCCCGGTGCGGCCCGCGCTGGTCGAGACGGGGCGCTCCTGCGTGCACCGGGACCACCGCAGCGGCGGCGTCGTGAGCCTCGTGTGGGCCGGCATCGCCCGCTACATGCTGCTCTACGGCCACACCTGGCTCGCCGGGTGCGCCTCGGTGCCGCTGCACGACGGCGGACCGCTCGCGGCGAAGGTGTGGGACACCGTGTCGGCCAAGCACCTCGCGCCCGAGGAGTTCCGAGTCCGGCCCTACTTGCCGTGGGACCCGGAGGGCGTCGAACGCACCCACCGCGGTCCGCTGCCCGCGCTGCTCAAGGGCTACCTGCGCCTCGGCGCGTGGGTGTGCGGACCGCCGGCGCACGACCCGGACTTCGGGGTGGCGGACTTCTTCGTGCTGCTCGACTTCACCCGGATCGACCAGCGCTACCTGCGGTTCTTCCTGGGGTCGGCGGCATGA
- the rnhA gene encoding ribonuclease HI — translation MSQPAGADEPDQKRVELFTDGACSGNPGPGGWGVVLRYGDHERELHGGERATTNNKMELTAVIEGLAALTRPMPHVRVFSDSTYVLKGISEWMKGWKRNGWKTSAKQPVKNAELWQRLDAEVQRHGEVEWNWVKGHSGHPENERADKLACKGRDESRS, via the coding sequence ATGTCACAGCCAGCAGGGGCCGACGAGCCCGACCAGAAACGCGTGGAGCTGTTCACCGACGGCGCGTGCAGCGGGAACCCCGGCCCCGGCGGCTGGGGCGTGGTGCTGCGCTACGGCGACCACGAACGCGAGCTCCACGGCGGCGAGCGCGCCACGACGAACAACAAGATGGAGCTCACCGCCGTCATCGAGGGCTTGGCGGCGCTGACGCGGCCGATGCCGCACGTGCGCGTGTTCAGCGACAGCACCTACGTGCTCAAGGGCATCTCGGAGTGGATGAAGGGCTGGAAGCGCAACGGCTGGAAGACCTCCGCGAAGCAGCCCGTGAAGAACGCGGAGCTGTGGCAGCGGCTCGACGCGGAGGTGCAGCGCCACGGCGAGGTGGAGTGGAACTGGGTCAAGGGCCACAGCGGGCACCCGGAGAACGAGCGCGCCGACAAACTCGCCTGCAAGGGCCGCGACGAATCCCGATCTTGA
- a CDS encoding electron transfer flavoprotein subunit alpha/FixB family protein: MSEVLVLVDHSGGEVKKVTLELLTAARRLGEPSAVVVGEPGEAGKLTDALASHGAEKIYAAESAETASYLVTPAVDVLASLVASASPAAVLVPGSVDGKEIAGRLAVRLGSGLLSEVVDIDGDGVGSHSLFGGTYNAKAQVTTGTPIVTVLPGSIEAEATSGAGAQESVEVPAVDAAKNAKITGVQPVEAGDRPELTEASVVVSGGRGVGSAESFDVVEKLADSLGAAVGASRAAVDSGYYPHQFQVGQTGKTVSPQLYIALGISGAIQHRAGMQTSKTIVAVNKDAEAPIFEIADYGVVGDLFKVAPQLTEEVGKRKG; the protein is encoded by the coding sequence ATGTCTGAGGTTCTGGTCCTCGTCGACCACTCCGGCGGCGAGGTCAAGAAGGTCACCCTGGAACTGCTGACCGCGGCGCGCCGCCTCGGTGAGCCGTCGGCCGTCGTGGTCGGCGAGCCCGGTGAAGCGGGCAAGCTCACCGACGCGCTGGCGTCGCACGGTGCGGAGAAGATCTACGCGGCCGAGTCCGCGGAGACCGCGTCGTACCTGGTCACCCCGGCCGTGGACGTGCTCGCGTCGCTGGTCGCCTCGGCCTCGCCGGCCGCGGTGCTGGTACCGGGCTCGGTCGACGGCAAGGAGATCGCGGGCCGGCTGGCCGTGCGGCTCGGCTCGGGCCTGCTGTCCGAGGTCGTCGACATCGACGGCGACGGCGTGGGCTCGCACTCGCTGTTCGGCGGCACCTACAACGCGAAGGCCCAGGTCACCACCGGTACGCCGATCGTGACCGTGCTGCCCGGCAGCATCGAGGCCGAGGCGACCTCCGGCGCCGGCGCGCAGGAGTCCGTCGAGGTGCCCGCGGTCGACGCGGCGAAGAACGCGAAGATCACCGGTGTGCAGCCGGTCGAGGCCGGGGACCGCCCCGAGCTGACCGAGGCGTCCGTGGTCGTCTCCGGTGGCCGCGGTGTCGGTTCGGCCGAGTCGTTCGACGTGGTGGAGAAGCTGGCCGACTCGCTCGGCGCCGCCGTCGGTGCCTCGCGCGCCGCCGTCGACTCCGGCTACTACCCGCACCAGTTCCAGGTCGGGCAGACCGGCAAGACCGTGTCGCCGCAGCTCTACATCGCCCTCGGGATCTCCGGCGCCATCCAGCACCGCGCCGGCATGCAGACCTCGAAGACGATCGTGGCGGTCAACAAGGACGCCGAGGCGCCGATCTTCGAGATCGCCGACTACGGCGTCGTGGGCGACCTGTTCAAGGTCGCGCCGCAGCTGACCGAAGAGGTCGGCAAGCGCAAGGGCTGA
- a CDS encoding electron transfer flavoprotein subunit beta/FixA family protein: MNIVVLVKQVPDTWSERKLKDSDHTLDRESADAVLDEINERAVEEALLIKEAQGGEVTVVAMGPDRATDAIRKALSMGADKAVHLSDEALAGSDAVSTAKALAKVVGTVESVDLVLAGNEATDGRVGAVPAMLAELLGWAQLTYARKVTTDGSTISIERETDAGIIGLEANLPAVVSVTEKINEPRYPSFKGIMAAKKKPVSVLTLADAGIDASEVGLAGAGSKVVESAPKPPKQAGQRVNDEGDGGTKIVEFLAAEKLV, from the coding sequence ATGAACATCGTCGTCCTGGTGAAGCAGGTGCCCGACACGTGGTCCGAGCGCAAGCTCAAAGACTCCGACCACACGCTCGACCGCGAGTCGGCGGACGCCGTGCTGGATGAGATCAATGAACGTGCGGTGGAAGAGGCACTGCTGATCAAGGAGGCCCAGGGCGGCGAAGTGACCGTCGTGGCGATGGGTCCCGATCGTGCCACCGACGCCATCCGCAAGGCGCTGTCAATGGGTGCCGACAAGGCCGTGCACCTGTCCGACGAGGCGCTCGCCGGTTCGGACGCGGTCTCGACCGCGAAGGCGCTGGCCAAGGTCGTGGGCACCGTCGAGTCCGTGGACCTGGTGCTCGCCGGCAACGAGGCGACCGACGGTCGCGTGGGCGCGGTCCCGGCCATGCTGGCCGAGCTGCTCGGATGGGCGCAGCTGACGTACGCGCGCAAGGTCACCACCGACGGCTCGACGATCAGCATCGAGCGCGAGACCGACGCGGGCATCATCGGCCTGGAGGCGAACCTGCCCGCGGTCGTGTCGGTCACCGAGAAGATCAACGAGCCGCGCTACCCGTCGTTCAAGGGCATCATGGCCGCCAAGAAGAAGCCGGTCTCCGTGCTGACGCTGGCCGACGCCGGCATCGACGCGTCCGAGGTCGGCCTGGCGGGCGCCGGGTCCAAGGTCGTCGAGTCCGCGCCGAAGCCGCCGAAGCAGGCCGGCCAGCGCGTCAACGACGAAGGCGACGGCGGCACCAAGATCGTCGAGTTCTTGGCCGCCGAGAAGCTGGTCTGA